A window of the Salipiger sp. H15 genome harbors these coding sequences:
- a CDS encoding xanthine dehydrogenase family protein subunit M, protein MNRFDYIRAETLGAAVGAEGAFLAGGTNLLDLMKIGVATPERLVDISHLPLDRIEESGGGLRIGAMVRNSDIARDAQVLARYPALAEALLSGASAQLRNAATTGGNVMQATRCSYFQDPLSPCNRREPGSGCGALGGVTRNHAVLGWTEGCIAVHPSDMCVALAAYDAVVEITGPGGLREVAMEEFHPLPDAEGAGTPPLMPGEIITHIRLPDPGPLARHARYVKLRERTSFAFAIVSAAAALAIEDGTITEARLALGGVAARPWRCRKAEAALKGLPATPENLARAAELATEGARPSGDNAAKIPLAQRIALRALDRAAAGTPDRLPALPASVFAGDDNG, encoded by the coding sequence ATGAACCGCTTCGACTACATCCGGGCCGAGACGCTCGGCGCCGCCGTCGGGGCGGAGGGGGCCTTCCTTGCCGGGGGCACCAACCTGCTCGACCTGATGAAGATCGGCGTCGCGACGCCGGAGCGTCTTGTCGACATCTCGCATCTGCCGCTCGACCGGATCGAGGAAAGCGGCGGCGGGCTGCGCATCGGCGCCATGGTGCGCAATTCCGACATCGCGCGCGATGCGCAGGTGCTGGCGCGCTATCCCGCGCTGGCCGAGGCGCTGCTCTCGGGGGCCTCGGCGCAGCTGCGCAACGCTGCGACCACCGGCGGCAACGTCATGCAGGCCACCCGCTGCAGCTACTTCCAGGACCCGCTTTCCCCCTGCAACCGGCGCGAGCCGGGCAGCGGCTGCGGCGCGCTTGGCGGCGTGACGCGGAACCACGCGGTGCTCGGCTGGACCGAGGGCTGCATCGCCGTGCACCCGTCGGACATGTGCGTGGCGCTCGCCGCCTATGACGCGGTGGTCGAGATCACCGGGCCGGGCGGGCTGCGCGAGGTGGCGATGGAGGAGTTCCACCCGCTGCCCGATGCCGAAGGGGCCGGAACGCCGCCGCTCATGCCGGGCGAGATCATCACCCACATCCGCCTTCCCGATCCCGGGCCGCTGGCGCGCCATGCGCGCTACGTGAAGCTGCGCGAGCGCACCTCCTTCGCCTTCGCCATCGTCTCGGCCGCCGCTGCGCTGGCGATCGAGGACGGCACCATCACCGAGGCCCGGCTGGCGCTCGGCGGTGTCGCCGCGCGCCCGTGGCGCTGCCGCAAGGCCGAGGCGGCGCTGAAGGGTCTGCCCGCCACGCCCGAGAACCTTGCCCGCGCCGCCGAGCTTGCCACCGAGGGCGCGCGCCCCTCGGGCGACAACGCCGCCAAGATCCCCCTCGCGCAGCGCATTGCCCTGCGCGCGCTGGACCGCGCCGCCGCCGGCACGCCGGACCGGCTGCCCGCGCTTCCCGCCTCCGTCTTTGCAGGAGATGACAATGGATGA
- a CDS encoding (2Fe-2S)-binding protein gives MTPTLNLTINGVPQQIALDDPRATLLDVLRERIGLTGTKKGCDRGQCGACTVLIDGRRMNSCLALALSHDGAEITTIEGLARGETLHPVQAAFIAHDGFQCGYCTPGQIMSAVGLIAEGEAGLDPERVREGMSGNLCRCAAYAGITEAVLEATREIAAGTGERETA, from the coding sequence ATGACACCGACACTCAATCTCACAATAAACGGAGTGCCGCAGCAGATCGCCCTCGACGATCCGCGCGCCACGCTGCTCGACGTGCTGCGCGAGCGGATCGGCCTCACCGGCACCAAGAAGGGCTGCGACCGCGGCCAGTGCGGCGCCTGCACGGTGCTGATCGACGGGCGGCGGATGAACTCCTGCCTCGCGCTGGCGCTCTCCCATGACGGCGCCGAGATCACCACCATCGAGGGCCTCGCCCGCGGCGAGACGCTGCACCCGGTGCAGGCCGCCTTCATCGCCCATGACGGCTTCCAGTGCGGCTACTGCACGCCGGGCCAGATCATGTCCGCCGTCGGGCTCATCGCCGAGGGCGAGGCCGGGCTCGACCCCGAGCGGGTGCGCGAGGGGATGAGCGGCAACCTCTGCCGCTGCGCCGCCTATGCCGGGATCACCGAGGCCGTGCTCGAGGCCACCCGCGAGATCGCGGCGGGAACCGGGGAAAGGGAAACCGCATGA
- a CDS encoding helix-turn-helix domain-containing protein, whose translation MESEIGQEKPKARKPRADTLRNRERLLDAAREVFREEGGSLEAVAREAGVGIGTLYRHFPSREALFQAVYAREVETLERRAKEDELEEWMRGALRLMATKKGMVAALSPVFEPDSTFFGEQSQRLRGAVAALHARAVAAGRLREDVTAEDLLRVLLGLNYGPGADPERSGVLLDVFLDGLRPR comes from the coding sequence ATGGAAAGCGAAATAGGCCAGGAAAAGCCGAAGGCGAGGAAGCCGCGGGCCGACACGCTGCGCAACCGCGAGCGGCTGCTGGACGCGGCGCGCGAGGTATTCCGCGAGGAAGGCGGCAGCCTCGAGGCGGTGGCGCGCGAGGCCGGCGTCGGAATCGGCACGCTTTACCGGCACTTCCCGTCTCGCGAGGCGCTGTTCCAGGCGGTCTATGCGCGCGAAGTCGAGACGCTCGAACGCCGCGCCAAGGAGGACGAGCTCGAGGAGTGGATGCGCGGCGCCTTGCGGCTCATGGCCACCAAGAAGGGCATGGTCGCGGCGCTTTCGCCGGTGTTCGAGCCCGACTCGACCTTCTTCGGCGAGCAGTCCCAGCGCCTGCGCGGCGCGGTGGCGGCACTGCACGCGCGCGCCGTCGCGGCCGGCCGGTTGCGCGAGGACGTGACCGCCGAAGACCTGCTGCGCGTGCTGCTCGGCCTCAACTACGGGCCCGGCGCCGACCCCGAGCGCTCGGGCGTGCTGCTCGACGTGTTCCTCGACGGGCTGCGGCCGCGGTAG